The proteins below are encoded in one region of Phaseolus vulgaris cultivar G19833 chromosome 1, P. vulgaris v2.0, whole genome shotgun sequence:
- the LOC137813873 gene encoding alpha-L-arabinofuranosidase 1-like isoform X2, with amino-acid sequence MNIEQGKKYKVIFYVRSTESLNLTVSLIGQSSVGNLASSTITGNAADFSNWTKKETLLVAKATDHNSRLQFTTTTKGVIWLDQVSAMPLDTYKGHGFRTELFEMLSDLKPKFIRFPGGCFVEGEWLRNAFRWKATVGPWEERPGHFGDVWMYWTDDGLGYFEFLQLAEDLGALPIWVFNNGVSHNDEVDTSVVLPLVQEALDGIEFARGDPTSKWGSLRAAMGHPEPFDLRYVAVGNEDCGKPKYQGNYLKFYHAIRSAYPDIQIISNCDGSSRPLDHPADMYDYHVYTNANDMFSRANAFDRTSRNGPKAFVSEYAVTGKDAGTGSLLAALAEAGFLIGLEKNSDVIEMVSYAPLFVNANDRRWNPDAIVFNSFQAYGTPSYWVQLFFSESSGATLLNTSLQSNSSNSVIASAITFQSSVDKKNYIRIKVVNFGTSAVNLKISLEGLEPDSLQLSGSTRTVLTSGNVMDENSFSQPRKVAPIQSRLQNVGKDLNVTIPPRSFTSFDLLKESSNLRMNGSNSSCTRSSI; translated from the exons AATATTGAGCAAGGGAAGAAGTACAAAGTGATCTTCTATGTTCGTTCAACCGAATCACTTAATCTAACAGTTTCATTGATTGGACAAAGTAGTGTAGGGAACCTGGCTTCATCCACAATCAC CGGTAATGCTGCTGATTTTTCAAACTGGACAAAGAAGGAGACTTTATTGGTTGCCAAGGCAACGGATCATAACTCAAGACTTCAATTCACGACCACCACCAAAGGTGTGATATGGTTGGACCAAGTGTCTGCTATGCCACTGGACACATATAAG GGACATGGTTTCCGAACTGAACTTTTTGAAATGCTGTCAGATTTGAAACCCAAATTTATCAGATTTCCAG GTGGCTGTTTTGTTGAAGGAGAATGGTTAAGAAATGCATTTCGATGGAAGGCAACTGTTGGACCATGGGAGGAGAGACCTGGGCACTTTGGTGATGTTTGGATGTACTGGACTGATGATGGACTTGGCTACTTTGAGTTTCTCCAA CTTGCAGAGGACTTGGGGGCTTTACCAATATGGGTATTTAATAATG GTGTCAGCCATAATGATGAAGTTGATACATCTGTGGTCTTACCTCTTGTGCAA GAAGCCCTTGATGGAATTGAGTTCGCAAGAGGTGATCCCACTTCAAAATGGGGTTCTCTTAGAGCTGCTATGGGACACCCTGAGCCATTTGATCTAAGATATGTTGCTGTTGGGAATGAAGATTGTGGAAAACCGAAATATCAAG GAAACTACCTGAAATTCTATCATGCAATAAGAAGTGCTTATCCAGATATCCAAATTATCTCAAACTGTGATGGTTCTTCTCGACCTTTAGATCATCCAGCTGATATGTACGATTATCAT GTTTATACAAATGCGAATGACATGTTTTCTAGAGCTAATGCATTTGATCGCACATCACGAAATGGTCCAAAG GCTTTTGTAAGTGAGTATGCTGTGACTGGAAAAGATGCTGGGACAGGAAGCCTTTTGGCAGCTCTGGCTGAAGCTGGGTTCCTTATTGGACTCGAAAAGAACAG TGATGTTATTGAAATGGTCAGCTATGCTCCACTTTTTGTAAATGCCAATGACAGGAG GTGGAACCCAGATGCAATTGTATTCAACTCCTTTCAGGCCTATGGAACTCCTAGCTATTGGGTGCAATTATTTTTCTCAGAGTCAAGTGGAGCAACACTTCTAAATACATCACTTCAATCTAATTCCTCCAATTCAGTCATTGCATCAGCAATAACATTTCAAAGTTCTGTAGATAAGAAAAATTACATACGAATAAAG GTTGTGAATTTTGGCACCAGTGCGGTGAACCTCAAAATCTCTCTTGAAGGACTAGAACCAGATTCATTGCAGTTATCTGGGTCAACAAGAACTGTGCTCACATCTGGAAATGTAATGGATGAGAACTCCTTCTCACAGCCCAGGAAG GTGGCGCCAATTCAGAGTAGACTCCAGAATGTTGGGAAGGACCTGAATGTCACAATCCCTCCACGTTCGTTCACATCATTTGATTTGCTGAAAGAATCCAGTAATCTGAGGATGAATGGGAGCAATTCTTCTTGTACGAGGTCTTCTATTTAA